From Pseudanabaena sp. PCC 6802, one genomic window encodes:
- a CDS encoding type II toxin-antitoxin system VapC family toxin produces MKKALIDTNILSYFLKGNSTIIERFRIYQQHYSYFSFSIFTYYEIKSGLLYKDAQRQMQQFDRLAQVSEVILYDRAIADIASQIYVDLRTRGITIAPIDLFIAATALYCDCLLVTANVKHFQNIPNLNYEDWTK; encoded by the coding sequence ATGAAAAAGGCTTTAATTGACACTAATATTCTCTCCTATTTTTTAAAAGGCAACTCAACGATTATTGAAAGATTTCGCATCTATCAACAGCACTATTCCTACTTTTCATTTTCGATCTTTACCTACTACGAAATCAAAAGTGGCTTACTCTATAAAGATGCTCAAAGGCAAATGCAGCAGTTCGATCGACTTGCCCAAGTTAGTGAAGTGATACTCTACGATCGAGCGATCGCTGATATAGCCAGCCAAATCTACGTCGATCTTAGAACTAGAGGTATTACGATCGCACCTATTGACTTGTTTATTGCGGCAACTGCGCTATATTGTGATTGTCTACTTGTCACAGCCAATGTGAAGCACTTTCAAAACATTCCAAATCTCAACTATGAAGACTGGACAAAATAA
- a CDS encoding IS256 family transposase — translation MLRGKQATNRTDELLDELVSECHSPEDILGESGLLKQLSQRLIERALTGELSHHLKSSTPKGEEAVEDEVVRRNSRNGYSQKTVQSQQGEMELSIPRDRNGEFDPVLVPKHQRRIAGLDEKILAMYARGLSTRDISAQLEELYGAKISAALISEVTDAVSDEVKAWQCRPLEPVYPIIYLDALYVNIKVSGRVSKRAVYVVLGITVEGNKELLGLWIGEVESEGAKFWLKVLTDLKNRGVKDILIACCDGLVGFPQAIEAVFPQTQVQLCIVHLIRNCLRHVPWKDAKAVVADLKPIYHAATLAEAEAALEAFAAKWDRLYPAISQIWLRHWQNIIPIFDYPMDIRKVIYTTNAIESLNRSLRKVIKTKAVFPDEESVFKLMFLAMHNIAKRWTRPLKDWKAALSYFAILFPGRLNY, via the coding sequence ATGTTAAGAGGCAAACAAGCAACTAATCGTACAGATGAACTACTAGACGAGTTGGTGTCAGAGTGCCATAGCCCCGAGGACATTCTAGGAGAATCGGGCTTACTGAAGCAACTGAGTCAACGACTAATCGAGCGAGCGCTCACGGGAGAGCTGAGCCATCACCTCAAATCAAGCACGCCTAAGGGAGAGGAAGCGGTAGAAGACGAAGTTGTGCGACGCAACAGCCGCAATGGCTACTCGCAGAAGACGGTGCAGTCGCAACAGGGCGAAATGGAGTTGTCGATACCGCGAGACCGTAACGGCGAGTTTGACCCCGTGCTGGTACCGAAACACCAAAGGCGAATAGCAGGACTCGATGAGAAAATCCTGGCTATGTATGCACGGGGATTAAGCACCCGAGACATTAGTGCTCAACTCGAAGAACTCTATGGTGCCAAGATCTCCGCCGCACTCATCAGTGAGGTCACTGATGCAGTTAGCGACGAGGTCAAGGCTTGGCAGTGCCGTCCCCTGGAACCTGTATATCCCATCATTTACCTCGATGCCCTCTACGTGAATATCAAGGTGTCGGGTCGGGTGAGCAAGCGAGCGGTCTATGTCGTCTTGGGTATTACGGTTGAGGGCAACAAAGAATTGCTTGGGCTGTGGATTGGGGAGGTGGAATCCGAAGGCGCTAAGTTCTGGCTCAAGGTGCTGACTGACCTCAAAAACCGTGGGGTCAAGGACATTCTGATTGCCTGTTGCGATGGCTTAGTGGGATTCCCCCAGGCGATTGAGGCTGTTTTCCCGCAAACCCAGGTGCAACTATGTATTGTGCATCTGATCCGCAACTGTTTGCGTCATGTGCCCTGGAAAGACGCTAAAGCTGTTGTGGCTGACCTCAAGCCCATTTATCATGCTGCCACTTTGGCAGAAGCCGAAGCTGCGCTTGAGGCTTTTGCCGCCAAGTGGGATCGCCTATACCCCGCGATTAGCCAAATCTGGCTGCGCCATTGGCAGAACATTATCCCCATCTTTGACTATCCCATGGACATCCGCAAAGTCATCTACACTACCAATGCCATTGAATCCCTCAATCGCTCCCTGCGCAAGGTGATTAAAACCAAGGCTGTCTTCCCCGATGAGGAATCTGTCTTCAAGCTCATGTTCTTGGCCATGCATAACATTGCCAAGCGTTGGACTCGCCCCCTTAAAGATTGGAAGGCAGCGTTGTCATATTTTGCTATCCTATTCCCAGGACGTTTAAATTACTGA
- a CDS encoding type II toxin-antitoxin system RelE/ParE family toxin — MREDGSNPYQKWFDNLDAIAAAKVTVAKSRLELGNTSSIKWFDGIGEYRIDWGPGYRIYLAQDGKQLIVLFGGGTKKSQQSDIDRARELYQEYKRRKRGASEAEVKEKTEKKKGKK; from the coding sequence ATTAGAGAGGATGGCTCAAATCCCTATCAGAAATGGTTCGACAACCTGGATGCCATAGCTGCGGCAAAGGTTACAGTTGCGAAGTCTCGTCTAGAGCTAGGAAACACATCAAGCATCAAATGGTTTGATGGAATTGGCGAATACAGGATTGATTGGGGACCAGGTTATCGCATTTACCTAGCTCAGGATGGTAAGCAACTAATTGTCTTGTTTGGGGGTGGAACTAAAAAAAGTCAGCAGTCAGATATTGACCGAGCTAGAGAACTTTACCAAGAGTATAAGAGAAGAAAGAGGGGGGCTAGTGAAGCAGAAGTAAAAGAAAAAACTGAAAAAAAGAAAGGAAAGAAGTAA
- a CDS encoding IS5 family transposase, whose amino-acid sequence MNYIIAQTLPAAHFKRRFGIETNTFKAIVKVLKPEWRATPTPGAKPKLGLEDRILVTFEYWREYRTYFHIATSWGISESTVCRIVHWVEETLIRSRRFRLPGKRQLVRGFGIPTVAIVDVTETRIERPKRHQRAFYSGKQKGHTLKCQLIIDALTGQIICTFFGKGRRHDFKLFKASGIHFHPQTESLQDKGYQGIQKLHLYCRLPHKKPKGGQLTPEQKAFNRQLARQRVGIEHVNRRLKIFRILSGRYRNRRHRFGLRCNLIAGLYNFERSQGSSVG is encoded by the coding sequence ATGAACTATATAATAGCGCAAACCCTACCTGCTGCACACTTTAAGCGTCGATTTGGTATCGAGACTAATACGTTCAAAGCAATTGTGAAAGTGCTTAAACCAGAGTGGCGAGCAACGCCAACACCTGGAGCCAAGCCTAAACTCGGACTAGAAGACCGCATATTGGTTACCTTCGAGTATTGGCGGGAATATCGCACCTACTTTCACATCGCCACTAGTTGGGGCATCAGCGAGTCTACAGTTTGTCGAATAGTGCATTGGGTAGAGGAGACTTTAATCCGCTCACGTCGCTTTCGACTACCTGGGAAGCGCCAGTTGGTGCGGGGCTTTGGGATACCTACAGTCGCGATCGTTGATGTGACTGAAACTCGCATTGAGCGTCCTAAGCGGCACCAACGTGCCTTTTATAGCGGCAAACAGAAAGGGCACACGCTCAAATGTCAACTCATAATTGACGCTCTTACTGGGCAGATTATCTGTACGTTTTTCGGCAAGGGGCGACGGCATGATTTCAAGCTGTTCAAAGCTTCTGGCATCCATTTCCATCCTCAAACCGAGAGTTTGCAGGACAAGGGTTATCAAGGCATCCAGAAACTGCATCTCTACTGCCGCTTACCCCACAAGAAACCGAAAGGTGGTCAGCTTACGCCCGAGCAGAAAGCGTTCAACCGCCAACTTGCGCGCCAACGGGTTGGCATTGAGCATGTTAATCGCCGCTTGAAGATCTTCCGCATCTTATCTGGACGCTATCGCAATCGTCGTCACCGCTTTGGTTTGCGTTGCAATCTAATTGCTGGTCTCTACAATTTTGAACGCTCTCAAGGCTCCTCAGTTGGCTAA
- the rsmA gene encoding 16S rRNA (adenine(1518)-N(6)/adenine(1519)-N(6))-dimethyltransferase RsmA, whose translation MTKRKFFKDNAMGLPRKQFGQHWLRSEKALAKILKAAQLSPDDRVLEIGPGTGNLTKMLLPFVRSLTAVEIDRDLCEQLRRKFTQENFELIEGSILDVPLPEGVRKVVANIPYNITGPILTKLLGTIAAPVNQFDRIVLLVQKEIADRLVAKAGHKAYGALSVRVQYLAECQFICDVPAQAFYPPPKVNSAVVCLLPRSPVKPASDPEFLGKLIEMGFATRRKMLRNNLGSIIDRDRLVSLLEEMGINPQVRAEDLSVEEWVALSDAISLRGFHDDLHCRKI comes from the coding sequence ATGACAAAGCGCAAATTCTTTAAGGACAATGCGATGGGTCTGCCGCGCAAACAATTCGGACAGCACTGGCTGCGCAGCGAAAAGGCGCTGGCAAAAATCCTGAAAGCGGCGCAGCTAAGCCCCGACGATCGCGTCCTGGAAATTGGGCCGGGAACGGGGAATCTCACGAAAATGCTGTTGCCGTTCGTGCGATCGCTGACTGCTGTAGAAATCGATCGCGATTTGTGCGAGCAATTAAGGCGTAAGTTTACGCAGGAGAATTTTGAACTGATCGAAGGCAGCATTCTCGATGTGCCCTTGCCGGAAGGGGTTCGCAAGGTCGTAGCCAATATCCCTTACAACATTACGGGGCCGATTTTGACGAAGTTGTTGGGGACGATCGCGGCTCCGGTCAATCAGTTCGATCGCATCGTGTTGCTCGTGCAAAAGGAAATCGCCGATCGCCTGGTGGCAAAGGCGGGACATAAGGCGTATGGTGCTCTGAGCGTGCGGGTGCAGTATTTAGCCGAGTGTCAGTTTATTTGCGACGTACCCGCCCAGGCATTTTATCCGCCGCCCAAGGTAAACTCGGCGGTGGTGTGTTTGTTACCGCGATCGCCCGTTAAACCAGCTAGCGATCCTGAGTTTTTGGGGAAGTTAATCGAGATGGGGTTTGCGACGCGGCGGAAGATGCTGCGGAATAATTTGGGAAGTATAATCGATCGCGATCGCCTGGTTAGTTTGCTGGAGGAGATGGGCATTAATCCTCAGGTAAGGGCGGAGGATTTGAGCGTTGAGGAATGGGTAGCGCTTAGCGATGCTATATCTCTGCGCGGATTTCATGACGATCTACATTGTAGAAAGATATAG
- a CDS encoding DUF3455 domain-containing protein has protein sequence MQSNLKVIFASLALVSLSGLNAYSVSANELPSQRQLLAKTAASQVPSQLQVPKDEKLLFKTAAKGVQIYTCQPKEDNPQKYGWKLKAPEAVLLDEKGVEVGKHYGGPTWELKDGSKIQGKIQAKADSSTKNSIPLLLLEVTSHSGKGAMSNVKHVQRLATVGGQAPAKGCDAATKKDAEVKVDYTADYYFYGIAPTSKK, from the coding sequence ATGCAATCTAATCTGAAAGTAATCTTTGCAAGCTTGGCACTTGTCTCTCTCTCTGGTCTGAATGCTTACAGCGTTTCTGCGAACGAACTCCCCAGCCAGCGCCAGCTATTAGCGAAAACCGCAGCATCTCAAGTCCCCAGTCAATTACAGGTGCCCAAAGACGAGAAGCTATTGTTTAAAACGGCGGCAAAGGGCGTACAGATTTATACCTGTCAACCGAAAGAGGATAACCCTCAAAAGTATGGATGGAAGCTAAAAGCACCGGAGGCAGTGTTGCTCGATGAGAAGGGCGTGGAGGTGGGCAAACACTATGGGGGGCCGACTTGGGAACTCAAGGATGGCAGTAAGATTCAGGGTAAAATCCAGGCGAAAGCAGATTCTTCTACCAAGAATTCTATTCCTCTGCTTTTATTGGAGGTGACCTCTCACTCTGGCAAAGGTGCGATGAGTAATGTCAAACACGTTCAGCGTCTCGCCACGGTAGGCGGACAAGCTCCTGCTAAAGGTTGCGATGCCGCGACCAAGAAGGATGCGGAAGTGAAAGTGGATTATACGGCTGATTATTACTTTTACGGTATCGCGCCAACTTCTAAAAAGTAG
- the dprA gene encoding DNA-processing protein DprA, with protein sequence MEKAYWLAWSKVPQIGPVSLKRIYQHFGNLKDAWSASSSELLEVEGIGKQIASVITATRREIDPPALLEEYQRQNPRFWTPSDDEYPKLLWEIPDPPPILHYAGSLTKWAERSTVGMVGTRSPSGYGRRWAQKIGKALAEHGFTVVSGLADGVDAEAHRGCLSGEGNAIAVVGTGVNIVYPPKNQSLYQEIIKSGLVVSEYPHNTQPDRVHFPARNRIIAGLCRATIVIEAPEKSGALITAHQANEYGRDVFALPGSLDTHHSLGCLKLIGNGAQVILGVDELIAALGAMPGLDPDPQTEPVQLPLLEPTQQRILAAIAFGEPIGFDRIVETVGLPAGEVSGALLQLELIGAIAPSPGMRYQRLI encoded by the coding sequence ATGGAAAAAGCATATTGGCTGGCGTGGTCGAAAGTTCCACAGATCGGCCCCGTATCTCTCAAGCGCATCTATCAACACTTTGGGAATCTCAAAGATGCCTGGTCGGCTTCCAGTTCGGAATTACTTGAAGTTGAGGGCATAGGCAAACAGATTGCCTCGGTTATAACTGCAACGCGGCGAGAGATCGATCCGCCCGCGCTTCTGGAGGAATATCAACGTCAAAATCCTCGCTTCTGGACTCCATCCGATGACGAATATCCCAAACTACTATGGGAAATTCCCGATCCGCCGCCCATCCTGCATTATGCGGGCAGCCTGACAAAATGGGCGGAGCGATCGACCGTGGGCATGGTGGGAACGCGCAGTCCCAGCGGTTACGGGCGGCGCTGGGCGCAGAAAATTGGCAAAGCTCTAGCAGAGCATGGTTTTACCGTGGTGTCGGGTTTGGCGGATGGCGTGGATGCCGAAGCGCATCGGGGTTGCTTGAGCGGCGAGGGTAACGCGATCGCCGTAGTCGGTACGGGCGTTAATATCGTCTACCCGCCCAAAAATCAATCGCTTTATCAAGAAATTATCAAATCCGGTCTGGTTGTCAGCGAATATCCTCACAACACTCAACCAGATCGCGTCCATTTCCCCGCTCGCAATCGCATCATCGCCGGACTGTGCCGCGCCACGATCGTGATCGAAGCACCGGAGAAATCGGGCGCTCTGATCACCGCCCACCAGGCCAACGAATACGGTCGCGATGTCTTCGCTCTGCCCGGCTCTTTAGATACGCACCACTCGCTTGGTTGCTTGAAATTAATCGGTAACGGCGCGCAGGTAATTTTGGGCGTTGACGAACTCATAGCGGCGCTAGGTGCCATGCCCGGTCTAGATCCCGATCCTCAGACAGAACCAGTGCAGTTACCTTTACTGGAGCCAACCCAACAGCGCATCCTCGCCGCGATCGCCTTTGGCGAACCGATCGGCTTCGATCGCATCGTTGAAACCGTGGGCTTGCCCGCTGGAGAAGTGTCGGGAGCCTTATTGCAACTGGAGTTGATCGGGGCGATCGCACCATCGCCCGGTATGCGCTATCAACGCCTTATATAA
- a CDS encoding SufS family cysteine desulfurase, which translates to MTLVREKTLAEKVRADFPLLHQEIHGQPLIYFDNAASSQKPLAVLEAWRYYYEHDNANVHRGAHTLSTRATDAYEGAREKVARFVNARSPQEIVYTRNASEAINLVAYAWGMNNLVAGDEIILSVIEHHSNIVPWQFVAQKTGAVLKFVQPTASGEFDFEQYQALLGDRTRLVTTFHVSNTLGCVSPVAEIVRLAHDRGSKVLIDACQSVPHMSVDVQAMDCDWLVASGHKMCAPTGIGFLYGKLDLLRSMPPFMGGGEMIADVYLDYSTYAEPPHKFEAGTPAIGEAIALGAAVDYLSEIGMENIHAYEQELVTYLLEQLKPIPDLKIYGPLHHRAGLVAFNVGDRIHANDLAAMLDQAGVAIRSGHHCTQPLHHHLGASGTARASLYFYNTRDEIDAFIVALKDAIAFFNSIL; encoded by the coding sequence ATGACCCTAGTTCGCGAAAAAACTCTGGCAGAAAAGGTAAGAGCAGATTTTCCGCTCCTGCATCAGGAGATCCACGGTCAGCCGCTGATTTATTTTGATAATGCGGCTAGCTCGCAAAAACCCCTGGCCGTGCTGGAAGCCTGGCGCTATTACTACGAACACGACAACGCCAACGTGCATCGCGGCGCTCATACCCTCAGCACTCGCGCTACCGATGCCTACGAGGGGGCGCGGGAAAAAGTTGCCCGGTTTGTCAACGCGCGATCGCCCCAGGAAATTGTCTATACGCGCAATGCCAGCGAAGCCATTAATCTAGTCGCCTATGCCTGGGGCATGAATAACCTGGTGGCGGGGGACGAAATTATCCTCAGCGTCATCGAGCACCACAGCAATATCGTCCCCTGGCAATTCGTAGCACAGAAAACTGGAGCCGTCCTGAAGTTCGTGCAGCCCACCGCTAGCGGTGAATTCGATTTCGAGCAATATCAAGCGCTGCTCGGCGATCGCACCAGACTGGTTACCACATTCCACGTTTCCAATACCTTGGGTTGCGTCAGCCCCGTGGCGGAGATCGTTCGCCTTGCCCACGATCGCGGCAGCAAAGTCCTGATCGATGCCTGCCAGAGCGTGCCGCACATGTCAGTGGACGTGCAGGCAATGGATTGCGATTGGCTCGTGGCATCGGGACATAAGATGTGCGCTCCTACTGGGATTGGCTTCCTCTACGGCAAGCTGGATCTGCTGCGCTCTATGCCCCCGTTTATGGGTGGTGGCGAAATGATTGCCGATGTATATCTCGACTATTCCACCTATGCCGAGCCGCCCCATAAATTTGAGGCAGGCACGCCCGCGATTGGCGAAGCGATCGCCCTTGGTGCGGCAGTGGACTATCTCAGCGAAATTGGCATGGAGAACATCCACGCCTACGAGCAGGAGCTGGTCACCTACTTATTAGAGCAACTCAAGCCCATTCCAGACCTCAAAATCTACGGGCCATTGCACCATCGCGCCGGACTGGTAGCGTTCAATGTGGGCGATCGCATCCATGCCAACGATCTGGCCGCCATGCTCGATCAAGCGGGCGTAGCAATTCGTTCGGGGCATCATTGCACGCAGCCTCTACATCATCACCTGGGCGCGAGCGGTACCGCCAGAGCCAGTTTGTACTTCTACAATACTCGTGATGAGATTGATGCCTTTATCGTAGCCCTGAAGGATGCGATCGCCTTTTTCAATAGCATTCTGTAG
- a CDS encoding type II toxin-antitoxin system VapC family toxin, translating into MLTIALDTNLIVRILTNDDPEQAKIAANLIQSDRVFIPKTVLLEVEWVLRYTYKLDRIVIDKAFRHLLGLPNLLVEDDASVKQAMFWYGEGLDFADALHLASSGIADRFATFDLALQKRARRLNNVIPVVSP; encoded by the coding sequence GTGCTAACTATCGCTCTAGATACGAATCTCATTGTGAGGATTTTAACTAATGACGATCCCGAACAAGCAAAAATTGCTGCCAACCTCATACAAAGCGATCGCGTATTTATCCCAAAGACCGTGCTTTTAGAGGTTGAATGGGTTTTGCGCTACACTTACAAACTCGATCGCATTGTTATCGATAAAGCATTTCGCCATTTGTTGGGATTGCCAAATCTTTTGGTGGAAGACGATGCCTCAGTCAAGCAAGCGATGTTTTGGTATGGCGAAGGGCTGGACTTTGCCGATGCTTTGCACCTAGCATCCAGCGGTATTGCCGATCGCTTTGCGACGTTCGATTTAGCTTTGCAAAAAAGAGCGCGTCGCCTTAATAATGTAATTCCTGTCGTCTCTCCCTGA
- a CDS encoding AbrB/MazE/SpoVT family DNA-binding domain-containing protein — translation METTRLSSKGQVIVPKSVREAHGWKAGQEFEIDDLGSSIVLRPVNAFPRSRVEDLIGCTDYQGPKHTLEDMEAAIAIGVAEQFSKGVQQC, via the coding sequence ATGGAAACTACACGTTTGTCTAGTAAAGGACAGGTCATCGTTCCGAAGTCCGTGCGCGAAGCACATGGATGGAAAGCGGGGCAAGAATTTGAAATCGACGATCTCGGTAGTTCTATTGTTTTGCGACCTGTAAATGCGTTTCCGCGATCGCGCGTTGAAGATCTGATTGGTTGTACGGACTATCAGGGACCAAAGCATACTTTGGAAGATATGGAAGCAGCGATCGCCATTGGCGTTGCCGAGCAATTTTCTAAAGGAGTGCAGCAGTGCTAA
- the hisB gene encoding imidazoleglycerol-phosphate dehydratase HisB gives MSSINRTASVHRQTGETDVRVGLDLDGQGKGQVSTGIPFLDHMLQQICSHGLIDMDIQATGDLHIDDHHTNEDVGITLGQALGQALGDRKGIVRFGHFIAPLDEALVQVVLDFSGRPYLVYGLEIPTQRVGTYDTQLVREFFQAVVNHAQMTLHIRQLDGINSHHIIEATFKAFARALRMAIEIDPRRGSVIPSSKGVL, from the coding sequence ATGTCATCCATAAATCGTACTGCTAGCGTCCACCGCCAAACTGGAGAAACCGACGTTCGAGTCGGATTAGATCTCGACGGACAGGGCAAGGGACAGGTAAGTACGGGCATTCCCTTCCTGGATCACATGCTGCAACAGATTTGTTCGCACGGCCTCATCGACATGGATATTCAGGCAACTGGCGACCTGCACATCGACGATCACCATACCAATGAGGATGTTGGTATTACGCTGGGGCAGGCGTTAGGGCAAGCACTGGGCGATCGCAAGGGCATCGTCAGGTTCGGACATTTTATCGCGCCCCTGGATGAAGCTCTGGTGCAGGTCGTTCTGGATTTTTCCGGTCGTCCCTACCTGGTTTACGGTCTGGAGATTCCCACGCAACGGGTGGGTACCTACGATACGCAACTGGTGCGCGAATTTTTTCAGGCAGTTGTCAACCACGCCCAAATGACATTGCACATTCGCCAGCTTGACGGCATTAATTCCCACCACATCATCGAAGCTACTTTCAAGGCATTTGCCAGGGCATTGAGGATGGCGATCGAAATCGACCCGCGACGCGGCAGCGTCATTCCCAGTTCTAAAGGCGTGCTTTAA
- a CDS encoding IS5 family transposase has product MRRSYNTDLSNQEWEIIAPMLPKPSKWGRPPKTNMRELLNAIFYILKNGCTWQNLPHDFPPYSTVYFYWQRWERTGLLEEINRKLSQQFREKVSKEATPSLVSIDSQSVKTTESAGSRGFDGGKQIKGRKRFAMVDTLGLVVKVLVCAANIGERAGAKQLLQNLTSPLPRLEKILVDAGFSGDEITQWVNDNFGWLWEVSKRADNQKGFVVESKRWVVERTFAWLGNCRRLSKDYEFYEQMSESFIYLALIRKMLRNLATATS; this is encoded by the coding sequence ATGCGCCGATCCTATAATACCGATTTATCCAACCAAGAATGGGAAATTATCGCACCCATGCTACCCAAACCATCAAAATGGGGTAGGCCACCCAAAACAAATATGCGAGAGTTACTGAATGCCATTTTCTATATACTCAAAAATGGTTGTACATGGCAGAATCTACCCCATGACTTTCCGCCTTACTCAACGGTCTATTTCTACTGGCAAAGGTGGGAAAGAACTGGGCTACTGGAGGAGATTAATCGCAAATTGAGCCAACAATTTAGGGAAAAGGTTAGTAAAGAGGCGACCCCAAGCTTGGTGAGTATCGATAGCCAGAGTGTGAAGACAACAGAAAGTGCGGGCAGTCGAGGTTTTGATGGCGGTAAGCAAATCAAGGGCAGAAAACGCTTCGCTATGGTTGACACCTTGGGCTTAGTTGTAAAGGTGTTGGTGTGTGCAGCTAACATCGGTGAAAGAGCAGGAGCTAAGCAGTTGTTACAGAATCTCACATCTCCATTACCACGATTAGAGAAAATTCTGGTTGATGCTGGATTCTCTGGTGATGAAATCACACAATGGGTCAACGACAACTTCGGATGGCTTTGGGAAGTTAGCAAACGGGCAGACAATCAGAAAGGTTTTGTAGTGGAGTCAAAGCGTTGGGTGGTAGAGCGAACCTTTGCTTGGTTAGGTAATTGTCGTAGACTAAGCAAGGATTATGAATTTTATGAGCAAATGTCTGAATCGTTTATTTACTTGGCTTTAATCCGCAAAATGCTAAGAAATCTGGCAACTGCGACTTCCTAA
- a CDS encoding Uma2 family endonuclease, which yields MTATLLNNLPSTEQEQRFLLPGNYSWQEFEALEQLLADSPGLRITYLDGWIELMTLGEPHELIKKSLAILLEAYFTLMEIEYIPVGSATRREEDKGTSFEPDESYYLREKKANPDLAIEVVLTSGSLQKLEKYRRFEIQEVWFWEGNQLKLYHLQDGQYVEIMRSELLPELDIDLLVRCVQMQSRLEAI from the coding sequence GTGACTGCAACATTACTTAATAACTTGCCTAGCACAGAGCAGGAGCAGCGTTTCTTGCTGCCAGGGAACTACAGTTGGCAGGAGTTTGAGGCTTTAGAGCAACTCCTGGCTGATTCTCCTGGTTTGCGGATAACTTATTTGGATGGATGGATCGAACTCATGACATTGGGAGAGCCACACGAATTAATTAAAAAATCTTTGGCTATCTTGCTGGAAGCTTACTTTACACTCATGGAAATTGAGTATATTCCTGTGGGCAGCGCTACGCGACGAGAGGAAGATAAGGGTACTTCCTTTGAGCCGGATGAGTCCTATTACTTGCGAGAAAAGAAAGCCAATCCAGATCTAGCGATCGAGGTGGTGCTGACCAGTGGGAGTTTGCAGAAACTGGAGAAATATCGCCGCTTTGAGATCCAGGAGGTGTGGTTCTGGGAGGGTAACCAGTTAAAGCTGTACCACCTGCAAGATGGCCAGTACGTAGAAATAATGCGCAGTGAACTTTTACCAGAATTAGACATCGATCTGTTAGTACGCTGCGTGCAAATGCAATCGCGCTTAGAAGCCATTTAG
- a CDS encoding DUF309 domain-containing protein produces the protein MNVEVEFGEAIAQFNRSEFYACHDTLEAIWMDAEYPDKTFYQGILQIAVGLYHLSNSNWRGAVILLGEGIGRLRDFQPDYADVDVERLVLDSATLLKTLQTSGAEGVDAIAQQMRERSPELNIPKIHLIAA, from the coding sequence GTGAATGTAGAAGTTGAATTTGGTGAAGCGATCGCGCAATTTAATCGATCGGAATTTTATGCTTGCCACGATACCCTGGAAGCCATTTGGATGGATGCCGAGTATCCAGACAAGACTTTCTATCAGGGAATTTTACAAATAGCCGTCGGATTGTATCATCTCAGTAATAGCAACTGGCGCGGCGCGGTAATTCTTCTGGGTGAAGGGATCGGTCGGCTGCGCGATTTCCAACCAGACTATGCAGATGTTGATGTCGAGCGATTAGTGCTTGATAGCGCCACATTATTGAAAACATTGCAAACTTCTGGAGCGGAGGGAGTTGATGCGATCGCCCAACAAATGCGAGAGCGATCGCCTGAGTTAAACATTCCTAAAATTCATTTAATCGCCGCATGA